In Cercospora beticola chromosome 3, complete sequence, the following proteins share a genomic window:
- a CDS encoding uncharacterized protein (antiSMASH:Cluster_6), with amino-acid sequence MDSRKTGNEWEDMDMFGTTAPTGFDTPSGFDAFNDFTNLDAQYAESPIGLALRTPSKSGPDASTSAAAQHANGGAALAMTSAETSSQDSSSDTSSGRKRKTGQSESPVSMDDSMHHHIKQEDSKMDMQQVRSYDHFSQPMHNLSLEQQQSQNNMGQQYFNSAASSPVHASDFNSAMSLDAQVAGNMAVQYQQDSPVQTINPGMFSIGGSRDQSPATNLMFNQASPTAMFSTPSSDSPEAFANTQNWPASLAQNPQWPGDFAGQLTSPGGIAFTPSPGANGATPASTTRGAASRALLGRSPLHIAPISTKSRVETQINVVMTLEKPPPGIEHLHLPLHTIAKSKLLAKEEFDPTKVLELHTMLVCTSAMHNPQTKEKALKRAAAQNNAEIQRRAELARDVPHDEDRNDQKNLPEDERVVNGGEVKICNNCIQRERKRAGRKKTKREEEQQHWERFETERVVVFNSNEYLPFKPCDPSQYPQRDTNADGEQYMPPDGALHVTAAMRIACYCRHQSEKEGFQVIFTLKDHQGNVVAQQLSDSILITDDHKTHPQSFSATVGNEGFYQNAAFLPNGLPMSHSMVDMSAHVQPFTSSRSAGNLPALAYNAQYNPHSHVHQLPGSGYASGTTSATMTPTSLSRPGSPTNAGQAGPNKKRKSSSFHRKVPSGLTMTPRVDTSQPPSSNMPSAVSMNTPFSPTGQFPVNQSYMTIPNNNGPAQYYNSGPPTPNENAPFNFSQPQVDMSRIQQNLNNQAYFSHPSSAVPSRASSPVLQQTRANMAAYARQHPIQTSTNTMGNRAQQQQQFAVQVPPGSAGHDGTMSSYPTIDRITPNEGPMSGGTEVAIFGHNFVNGVQVQFGDQVVSSQVLSPNSMITISPPGRVGSVHLNLLAPPGAAPYPQLANRPIFRYTQYNEQMMVMALKYLSEQQYGQTDNWQALAQQSATQYVQSNVVRGGLGQQGTYRMAAEYGDVEGAIMQISGALDQHRPASTLASSHASASDDASSLGIHHEAERLVGRGASLTCSDNNGYAPSLHAALQGHREIFERLAAPNGLPYLRGPHGSDMQATTRTRLLRYTEHLRGVRRYSGSSRSSIDDEGKPLSRASKTDGSNTHVAEMQDKAGQHIALSSSRSRQMGIVPVPIAHVQSVPSATDRALCRDNSPAQAQETAANADSQSQAPPNVPESSSHHCCTSFANAAASPKGRRLSRTATPATLTDLLTASDPACAAPAYHSMLSEQTPAELPRTIAPSNLDTVAGQKCATMFETPSATDHVSRCSGSSEDPSPNMSAETLRWLVTTGTWVPGYALTTTSIMIHAILPHIRPSITDMSGSMAIANLPGASSVVCAAA; translated from the exons ATGGACTCGCGGAAAACGGGGAACGAGTGGGAGGACATGGACATGTTCGGCACCACCGCGCCCACCGGCTTCGACACTCCCTCTGGCTTCGATGCCTTCAACGACTTCACCAACCTCGACGCGCAGTATGCCGAGTCGCCTATCGGCCTCGCCCTACGCACCCCGTCCAAGTCGGGCCCCGatgcctccacctccgccgccgcgcaGCATGCCAATGGCGGGGCGGCGCTCGCCATGACCTCTGCGGAGACCTCGAGCCAGGACTCCTCCTCCGACACGTCGAGCGGGCGCAAGAGGAAGACGGGGCAGTCAGAGTCGCCCGTGTCCATGGACGACTCGATGCACCATCACATTAAGCAGGAGGACAGCAAGATGGACATGCAGCAGGTGCGGAGCTACGATCACTTCTCCCAGCCCATGCACAATCTGTccctggagcagcagcagagccagaACAACATGGGTCAGCAGTACTTCAATAGTGCCGCATCGAGCCCGGTGCACGCGAGCGACTTCAACTCGGCCATGTCGCTCGATGCACAGGTTGCCGGCAACATGGCTGTCCAGTACCAGCAGGATTCGCCCGTGCAGACCATCAACCCTGGTATGTTCTCCATCGGCGGCTCGCGAGATCAATCTCCTGCCACGAATCTCATGTTCAATCAAGCCTCGCCCACTGCCATGTTCTCCACGCCCTCGTCGGACAGCCCTGAGGCCTTTGCAAACACCCAGAATTGGCCGGCATCACTCGCACAGAACCCACAATGGCCCGGCGACTTTGCAGGTCAGCTAACATCACCAGGTGGCATTGCCTTCACCCCATCACCTGGCGCGAATGGGGCAACGCCGGCGAGCACGACGCGGGGTGCCGCTTCCCGCGCTCTGCTGGGCAGGTCACCACTGCACATTGCCCCCATCTCGACCAAGTCGCGTGTGGAGACGCAGATCAACGTGGTGATGACTTTGGAGAAGCCGCCGCCTGGCATTGAACATCTCCACCTCCCGCTTCACACCATTGCCAAGTCAAAACTATTAGCAAAGGAGGAATTTGACCCCACAAAAGTACTCGAGCTCCACACCATGCTCGTGTGCACTAGTGCAATGCACAACCCACAGACCAAGGAAAAGGCGCTGAAGCGCGCCGCCGCCCAGAATAATGCAGAGATTCAAAGGCGAGCGGAGCTTGCCCGCGATGTGCCGCACGACGAGGATAGGAATGATCAAAAGAACTTGCCCGAGGACGAAAGGGTCGTCAATGGGGGCGAGGTCAAGATCTGCAACAACTGCATACAGCGGGAACGGAAGCGTGCAGGTCGCAAGAAGACAAAGCGcgaagaggagcagcagcactgggAGCGTTTCGAAACGGAACGAGTGGTGGTGTTCAACTCAAACGAATACCTGCCATTTAAGCCGTGCGATCCGTCACAATACCCGCAGCGAGATACTAACGCTGATGGTGAGCAATACATGCCTCCCGATGGGGCCCTGCACGTCACCGCTGCCATGCGGATCGCATGTTACTGTAGGCACCAGAGCGAGAAGGAGGGCTTTCAAGTCATCTTCACGCTCAAGGACCACCAAGGCAACGTTGTCGCTCAACAGTTATCCGACTCGATCCTCATCACGGACGATCACAAAACACATCCGCAGAGTTTCTCGGCCACAGTCGGCAATGAGGGTTTCTATCAGAACGCGGCTTTCCTGCCCAATGGATTACCGATGTCGCATTCGATGGTGGACATGTCTGCTCACGTCCAACCATTTACATCCTCGCGCTCGGCAGGCAATCTACCCGCGCTTGCATACAACGCGCAGTACAACCCACACAGCCATGTGCACCAACTCCCCGGGTCGGGATACGCATCAGGAACGACATCTGCCACCATGACGCCGACCAGTCTTTCGAGGCCGGGATCGCCAACTAATGCAGGACAAGCAGGTCccaacaagaagcgcaagtctTCATCGTTCCACAGGAAGGTCCCGAGCGGCTTGACGATGACTCCTCGAGTGGATACCAGTCAACCACCATCTTCCAACATGCCATCTGCAGTTTCCATGAACACACCGTTCTCGCCAACAGGGCAGTTCCCAGTGAACCAGTCGTACATGACCATCCCGAACAATAACGGTCCAGCACAATATTACAACAGTGGCCCGCCGACTCCAAACGAGAACGCCCCTTTCAACTTCAGCCAGCCACAGGTAGATATGTCGCGCATCCAGCAGAATCTGAACAACCAGGCCTATTTCTCTCATCCATCATCGGCCGTGCCCAGCCGTGCATCGTCCCCCGTATTACAGCAGACCCGCGCCAATATGGCCGCATATGCCAGACAACATCCAATCCAGACGTCCACCAACACCATGGGCAATCGGgcccaacagcagcagcaatttgCAGTTCAAGTACCTCCTGGATCTGCTGGGCACGATGGTACAATGTCGTCTTATCCTACGATTGATCGCATCACGCCCAACGAAGGGCCGATGAGTGGGGGTACAGAGGTCGCTATCTTTGGACACAACTTTGTCAACGGCGTCCAAGTCCAGTTCGGCGACCAGGTGGTTTCTTCGCAGGTCCTGTCTCCGAACTCCATGATTACAATTTCTCCGCCTGGCAGGGTAGGCTCCGTCCATCTTAACCTCCTGGCACCTCCAGGCGCAGCGCCATACCCTCAACTCGCGAACCGTCCCATCTTCAGATACACCCAGTACAACGAACAAATGATGGTCATGGCGCTCAAGTATCTCAGTGAGCAGCAATATGGACAGACGGACAATTGGCAAGCGCTGGCGCAGCAGAGCGCGACTCAATACGTGCAATCGAATGTCGTGCGTGGCGGACTGGGACAGCAAGGAACGTATCGCATGGCTGCAGAGTATGGAGATGTCGAAGGAGCGATAATGCAGATCTCAGGTGCTCTTGATCAACACCGGCCTGCTTCCACACTTGCTTCCTCTCATGCAAGCGCAAGCGATGATGCCTCCTCGCTCGGCATCCACCATGAAGCAGAACGATTGGTGGGCCGAGGTGCAAGCTTGACCTGTAGCGACAACAACGGCTACGCGCCTTCGCTGCACGCAGCCCTGCAGGGACATCGCGAGATCTTCGAACGCCTTGCGGCACCCAACGGGCTTCCATACCTGCGCGGGCCACACGGATCCGACATGCAAGCAACCACACGCACACGGCTCCTACGCTATACCGAACATCTGCGCGGCGTCAGACGCTATTCAGGCTCTTCACGATCATCCATCGACGATGAGGGGAAGCCTCTATCGAGAGCGTCAAAGACCGATGGCAGTAACACGCATGTTGCTGAAATGCAGGACAAGGCAGGACAGCATATCGCATTGTCGTCTTCAAGATCTCGACAAATGGGGATTGTTCCCGTGCCAATCGCACACGTACAAAGTGTCCCGTCAGCGACAGATCGTGCGCTCTGCCGTGACAACAGCCCGGCGCAGGCACAGGAGACGGCGGCCAACGCGGATTCCCAGTCCCAAGCACCACCGAACGTGCCCGAAAGCTCAAGTCACCACTGCTGCACCTCCTTTGCCAACGCCGCTGCGTCTCCCAAGGGCAGACGATTGTCGAGGACGGCCACGCCCGCCACGCTCACCGACCTCCTCACGGCGTCGGATCCGGCTTGCGCAGCCCCGGCCTATCACAGCATGCTGTCAGAGCAAACGCCAGCTGAGCTACCAAGGACAATCGCACCCAGCAATCTGGATACTGTTGCAGGGCAGAAGTGCGCGACCATGTTTGAGACCCCGAGTGCAACGGATCACGTTTCCCGTTGTTCAGGTTCTTCCGAGGACCCCTCACCGAACATGTCCGCCGAAACGCTTCGATGGCTTGTCACGACCGGAACTTGG GTACCGGGTTATGCTCTCACGACAACGAGTATCATGATTCATGCCATTTTGCCTCACATCAGGCCATCTATCACGGATATGTCTGGCAGTATGGCCATTGCAAATTTGCCTGGCGCGTCTTCTGTCGtctgcgctgctgcttga